Genomic window (Apis cerana isolate GH-2021 linkage group LG1, AcerK_1.0, whole genome shotgun sequence):
CGCCCCGCGTTAGACTCGcgcgatcctcctcctcctcctcctctcaacCCCGCCGCTCCTCGAAACGTCTGCTCATGTTTTATGCACGCGCGATGACAATTTTACGAGGTGGGAACAGATTGTTAGGAGAACCGGGGGATGAGAATCGGTCAGCGACCGTGAAAACCGTGTTTACCTtcttgtttctctctctctttcgtaaTACTCGTAAAATAGAGAATgttttttcgagaatttttttttagaatctcAACAGTTAAGAGATTCTTTCGAGTGTTCGCTttggaacgaaatttttctcacggtttaaattgttatttttactcGTGGGTTTTATCGCGTAAATAGGATGGTTGGTTATGTCTTTTTGGATATAATGTTTGTGCATGGAGAGATTTAGTATGAATGCATAATGAGAAGGGATAGTATAAGAAGGAAGATaggaagaaattgaaagtCGTGAAATAAGGGACGAATTCGTTCGATTATTCGAGatacgagatttttttttcacatgatACCTTTTTAATCAACTAATATCCATATTCACagttaaattttcgatcgagaaaaaatacaattacaatttttcgtcAGAGTCTCGttatcgttttctttctttttttcttctttttcttttttttttttttacgcctTCAAAGCTGCCTTCATACTTTCGACCATGGCTTGACATATCAGAACACCGTCTTCGAGTACGCTCAGACCAACGGTAACTGAATTATTTATCGCTATTTCGAAATACACGTCCTTAATGGTGTCGAAGGTCTCCACCAAACTTTCGATAGGTGCTGTGCTGCGGAGAGCTAATTGTATGGCATCCTTGAGAACGGCTAATACGTCGGATGAACCTTCCAGCAACGCGTTTGCAACTTGATCTCGAGCCGCGACGATCTGTGATTTGACCTCCTTCGAATATTTCGCGAGATTCGGCAATTTCAATCGTTCTTCCGCCGATTTGAGCACCTTGGTCAAATTGACAGTGCCCAAGTTACCTTTTGCCACGGCTAcaaagtgaaatatttttcatcagaATAATCATTCGATTTTAAGCTTTCGAGATCGCAAGCTAggttaaattaatgatatttaaccAATGTTTGGAATAGAcaacaaaattatatcgtaCCTGAAAATCCTTTCccgaattgttttattatgttGTCAGCAGATTTGCCTATGTTCTTAAGTGCATCTACTGCTGTTTCCTTCGATTCGCTGGAGCTCTGTAAAAcgtaaaaacagaaaaaaagtgTCGTTAATTTTTCCACAAACGTGAAAGCAATTTGTGATCGATATTCTCGATCTCTGTGACGATATATCTACGAAAACGAGAGAAGAGACGTTGcaaggaaaatttgaaaaattttagacgatattttttccttttttttcaagaattctgACAATCTTTAACAGAATCAAggtgagagaaagaagaattggatgatcgaaaaattataatttacttacacTGTCAGCGATAGCGTAGGAGATGGTGGCaacaaagagaaagaagaacaaTACTTTCAACTGCATTTTTGCGATTGGTTTGTAATACGACTTTCGGAATACTACACGTTCTGGCAGAAAAACGCCAAGTATTTATACGATTCTGATCAATAGCGGTTTATTAACAAAGGAAACGGCACACAATGGCACACAACTGCTGTACACAATggcaatttacaattattcttaCGTCAAGATATTCAACTGCATCTTCTGCGAGATGAATGAATGTCAAAGACTGCACATATGTTGCATAATTGTGTTTAATACAATACATTTGTTCTTCTCGACTAATTTgatgtaattttgaatatctaaaatatctaaaatatccaaaatattcGACTTTCGTGCGGACAATCGGATATCCgtactttctttcttctcgcaATCGACAagtatcgtaataaaattcgtgtagaattaaaagatacccaaagaatactttttttgcaatactttattaaaagtagatccaaattttatatttccaatgttattatatcataacacataatcgcaaaaataaatattacgcaTCAAGATCCTGATGTGccaggattaaaaaaaagaaaagaaaaaagttcaaaCTTCTCGTACGTTTCGTAAATATATCGAGGCGggaaataataagaaacaattcaatttctctttttcattcgTGCCAAATGCATCGAGaatattaattccaatttaataaattctttgccGAGAAGACTTGGCGAGGAATTTTTGAGCGGAGGATCGAAAATCTTTGAGGGGAATTTTCGGTTGGAGAGGAAATGAACACGCGGCATCCCGGCTTCCAAAGTTTTTCCTTTCACCGGAATCCACCGATTCGTGGAGCGAAGACAACGTGCCTCTTCTTACGTGCACGTAAACAAAATCCACCGCCACTATGCGGTGCGTGTCGTGTCTAGAGGAGGAATTCCACGAATCTTGACTACCCGGCGTTTCGTTGTTCTTCCACTTTCGTATCCGAAACCGCCTCCGACGCGACGATTCTGTATGcttggggggagggagggggatttTCGTGTGCCTGAATGAAAACGACGCCGCTACTACGTCCAACTATCGAGTAGAACTCTCAACTATTCCTCAGATCTTCGTCCCCCGTTGAAAAAGGGATCACGGTCAGAGATGAAAGGGAGTTGGCGCGGGCAAAGAAAGAATGGCCTCGTTCTGCCGACTTCGCCCTTGGAATTCAGCCATTCTCTTGCCCCAAGACGCCATTGCtgcttccttccttcgaaCGTTCGTTAAAAGTTGCTTCGAATTCCGTCGGTATCGATGATGAgaggatattttattttattccgctCTTGTCTCTCTCTTTGACGTTTCGTTTGTCAAAATATTGCCGAAgggaattattattgatcgagAATTATTGCAAGGTAactgtacatattttttttaaaatacgttCCTTCGAAAGGAATTCTTTTAAGTTAAGTTAAAAGAATTAGCTTCGTTCGTACGCCTTCgatggaaaatttcgaatcgctTACGATTTATTTCAATCTACTCCCATATTACTCCCGCATATAGATATcgatatatcatttttgaCAAGTGAATGTAGAAGAaggagtggaaaaaaaaattgtaagaattGCTTGCGAGAGGCGAATGAATCTTCCCTTTTGTACGTCCGCGCCCCTTGCATCGAGTACAGCAACGAGGAACAGCATTATTAACAGCTGCGTCACTTGTAACGTCCACACGTTTATTACAAACGTCCATGATTAATCGTTATCGCATACGtcaatatttgagaaataaaatattcgacgagTTAttctccttaaaaaaaaaaaaaaacactcgtCCGTCTCTTTTCAAATAGCCTCCAATTTTTCGAACGGAATCGAAACCTTTAAGACCATATATCATCCGGCCAAAGATCTTCGTACGTAGAACTGTCGAACCCAAACTGGTCGAGAATCCAAAATCCTAATCGGGACGAAACATTTCTACAAGCTCGCGTGTACATATACAGAAATTACAGCCTCCGCGACGAAACTGTCAGAAGCAGGCGCGCCTTGCACCCTCTCTGAACCGAATAATACGCGGAGAACAAGCGGCGAGGGATGCATAATGGGGGAGGGTGAATGGAAAGAAAGGCGCGTCTCgtcgatcgagagagagatggtGTACATGTGCTCGTCCGTTTCACCCTTACTCATCGAAGACGACAATCGAATGCTCGTCCTGTTCGGTATTTAATACGTTCTCGTCTGTCATCGACCGATTCGATAACGCGTATCCACGTCACCTTACCGTGGAAGCGAGgcaaaaaagaggaggaggaagaagaagaagaagaagaagaaggggaagGAGGTAAAGGGAGATGAGCCTTGACAAGAAAAGGGTTCGCGCCTTTTGATTTATGTAGTCGTGCCTGTGAAACGACGGTGAACATCAATCAACCAGGAGCATGGAAGCATCGATGGAGGAGGGCGATGGCGAGCCATCGAGCGAATCCTGCGACCCGAATCGACAGCTCGGATGAAAAAACAGAGTCTTGGTAATCCTACGTTATCATCCCTCTCGCGCATCAGAAAGTTGGATATGTAAAAATGACGTCGATCGTTGATTTTATTGAAGAacgttttcattaaaatttttgcgtTTAATTCGAGAATAACACGTATATTAATCtacttcaaattattttcaacgatCTAGGTGTCACGAaactttgttaaaatattacaccAGCTCGCCGATTATTTACGTTGCCTCTGATACGTGTTTTACCGAAATTCCATGTTGGAGagagtttgaatttttttcttctctcccgttttcccctttttttctctttttttcttctttttttttttttttcggtgaCCGATAGCCTGGCAAACAGTCGGGTTACCCAATGATCGCGGCGTTGACGCACGTGCGTGATTGGCAGAAATTCATTTCACGCGATTTACATGCCACGGAAATTGCGTGTCTGCGCCGCGTATATATCCCGAGACCCTTTGTTTAGATGGCAACGTTTGTCATCGCGTAGGTGAGCTGTCGTCCCGATCTCAGACGACTCGGGCTGGCGACGACCCTTTCACGCTCGAATATTGGGCACAGATGCAAAACGTTGAGATTGGTGACGCGTCTGAGGCCTGTTCGAGATCATTCGACCCATTATCCTCGCGGACGACAACACGTTCTTCTTCGAGACGATGTGTTtggaaagtttaaaattttcccatatatcgttaaaaattatattatgaatttaaatttccgtGGATaaatttcgtggaaaaatgtttaagaTGGGGGAAGGGGGGCGGTATATCGTTCGTTAATTCCTATTTTTACCGCGAAGATTTATCCTTATATCTCTCTTaactttacaaatattatcctGTCAACTTGAATTGACGATATCGCGAGAAAACTGAACAAAatgttggaatatttataCGCGCAAGTATACGTTACGCGCAAAGTGAGTAAAGGCGTAAGTCACGAGAACACTGAAGAAAGGAGcgcatcgatttttttttttctttttcagcgcGAAATCAAATCAGTGATCAAGGTTTAGGGGATTGGCAGAGGCTGGATGTCCGCTGGATGGCGTGAAATTGTAAGATTATTCGTTTTAGCAGAACCGATTCCGCAATCAAGTGCTACAGAGGGGTTGAAACGGTTTCCtgcctctcctctctccctctctcccttctctccccccctcccccggtGGCGGGACCGGCCACGCGATGCAGGCAGGCCGCATGCATCGACG
Coding sequences:
- the LOC107995020 gene encoding uncharacterized protein LOC107995020 — its product is MQLKVLFFFLFVATISYAIADSSSSESKETAVDALKNIGKSADNIIKQFGKGFSAVAKGNLGTVNLTKVLKSAEERLKLPNLAKYSKEVKSQIVAARDQVANALLEGSSDVLAVLKDAIQLALRSTAPIESLVETFDTIKDVYFEIAINNSVTVGLSVLEDGVLICQAMVESMKAALKA